In Bacillus sp. KH172YL63, one genomic interval encodes:
- a CDS encoding cell wall-binding repeat-containing protein encodes MKKKLLASMALSMGLIMLASADGASAEKRVIIDPGHGGKHTGTCGLTGNVTRVCERDVNLLVSLKLQSLLKDKGYDVRMTRETDKDFASYISGNGGDLDMRMRYANSQIAGNNDQTVFISVHHNGHPRSPYVKGTETYYYDGIKYYDSRWPHDPLQIKYLSDSKRLAEEIHPNMVSNLKTVDRGIHADEAFYVIRNAQSPSVLLELGYMTNAEEENRIKTSDFQWSAAKAATQGVEEYFKVYEVYNSNNERLAVKATKEEAVKFADSKKVLVTVFDKYNQKSIYNNENYIVYYGKDVAEKKFYSYDQAYSYAKSTNESYIVNKENGWILWSNTLKPIYSVYQSSTKQKDYYDYKQALHEAKKLSSGRVIRNDSKEILWSSSSSDSVQNKPAVKELSGLDRIMTSVEVSKSLYPNGFDVKKEQKVVLLATGYDSADALSAGPLSSKFGQAPLLLSETEALNSTVKEELKRLGADKVIIIGGQEAISKQVETSIRSMNVGVERIQGSDRYATNLEILNKLGSVNGYFVASGDKFADALSVAPIATAQKWGIVLTKEDSITSSSLSLLKGKKVRLIGGDAVIGNSVERLVGQATTDAKRLAGEDRYKTLTAVLWEFKDSFKSDAIFLTTGDNFPDALAASSLAVSTKAPLILSGQKMDQGIKAFLMNLGNDQRILNVNVIGGTLKDDVVKDTTYLVK; translated from the coding sequence ATGAAGAAAAAATTATTAGCTTCTATGGCACTTTCAATGGGACTTATCATGCTTGCATCAGCAGATGGTGCTTCAGCAGAAAAGCGAGTCATCATTGACCCAGGGCACGGTGGAAAACATACAGGGACTTGCGGGTTAACAGGAAATGTTACAAGAGTGTGTGAAAGAGATGTAAATCTTCTCGTATCTTTAAAGCTACAGTCCCTACTGAAAGATAAAGGTTATGATGTTAGGATGACGAGAGAAACAGATAAGGATTTTGCTAGTTACATATCTGGGAATGGTGGAGATCTAGATATGAGGATGAGATATGCTAATAGTCAGATAGCTGGAAATAATGATCAAACGGTATTTATTTCCGTGCACCATAATGGTCATCCGCGTTCGCCATATGTAAAAGGGACAGAAACTTACTATTATGACGGGATTAAATACTATGATTCTCGCTGGCCTCATGATCCATTACAAATCAAATATTTATCTGACAGTAAACGATTGGCGGAAGAAATCCATCCTAATATGGTTAGTAACCTTAAAACAGTTGATAGAGGGATTCACGCAGATGAAGCATTTTATGTTATCCGGAATGCTCAATCACCATCTGTTTTACTAGAACTAGGCTATATGACAAATGCTGAAGAGGAGAACCGAATTAAAACCAGCGACTTCCAATGGTCTGCAGCTAAGGCTGCAACACAAGGTGTAGAAGAATACTTTAAAGTATATGAAGTATACAATTCTAATAATGAAAGATTAGCTGTAAAAGCGACAAAAGAAGAAGCGGTTAAATTTGCTGATAGTAAAAAAGTATTAGTAACCGTTTTTGATAAATATAATCAGAAATCGATTTACAATAACGAAAATTACATTGTGTATTATGGTAAAGATGTTGCTGAGAAAAAATTCTATTCATATGATCAAGCATATTCTTATGCGAAATCAACAAATGAAAGCTATATAGTAAATAAAGAAAACGGTTGGATTCTCTGGTCGAACACACTTAAACCGATTTATTCTGTTTATCAATCAAGCACTAAACAGAAAGATTATTATGATTATAAGCAAGCATTACACGAAGCTAAAAAGTTATCATCTGGTAGGGTAATCAGAAATGATTCGAAGGAAATCCTCTGGTCATCTTCATCAAGTGATTCGGTGCAAAATAAACCTGCTGTAAAAGAACTGAGTGGTTTGGACAGGATTATGACTTCAGTAGAAGTTTCAAAATCCCTATATCCCAATGGTTTTGATGTCAAGAAAGAACAAAAAGTAGTTCTCTTAGCTACTGGATATGATTCGGCAGATGCCTTATCGGCAGGTCCATTGTCCTCGAAATTTGGTCAGGCACCCCTACTGCTCTCGGAGACCGAGGCATTAAATTCAACGGTGAAAGAGGAATTGAAGAGACTGGGTGCTGATAAAGTTATTATTATCGGTGGACAAGAAGCTATTTCTAAACAAGTAGAAACCAGTATTAGGAGTATGAATGTTGGTGTTGAGCGTATCCAAGGAAGTGACCGGTATGCTACTAATTTAGAAATCCTAAATAAGTTAGGAAGCGTTAATGGTTACTTTGTTGCTTCTGGAGACAAGTTTGCCGATGCCCTTTCTGTAGCGCCTATTGCTACAGCACAAAAATGGGGAATTGTGCTAACTAAAGAGGACTCTATCACATCTTCATCGTTATCTCTATTAAAAGGGAAAAAAGTTCGCCTGATCGGTGGAGACGCGGTTATCGGAAATTCAGTGGAAAGGTTGGTTGGCCAAGCTACCACGGACGCTAAGAGACTTGCTGGAGAAGACCGCTACAAAACATTAACAGCTGTACTATGGGAGTTCAAAGATAGCTTTAAATCAGACGCTATCTTTCTAACGACAGGTGATAATTTCCCAGATGCACTGGCTGCGTCATCGTTAGCAGTGTCAACTAAGGCTCCGCTTATTTTATCAGGTCAGAAGATGGATCAGGGAATTAAAGCGTTCTTAATGAATCTTGGTAATGATCAACGTATATTAAATGTGAACGTCATTGGTGGAACTTTAAAAGATGACGTTGTGAAAGATACAACTTACTTGGTGAAATAG
- a CDS encoding SpoIID/LytB domain-containing protein produces the protein MKRKITLFLVLLFVFAPVSVDTKAFAQADDQVKVKLRNYLGNQKAISLMIKGEYFISDDVNTKLTSNDKYEVKIEGGKLALYKNSSIIKTYNQEFTIEPKQYSESNRFSINDKPYLGTVTFTIESGYIRPINKLPFEDYLKGVVPGEMPASWNVEALKAQTVAARTYAMGRVNNSNFDDTISNQVYAGYSWHPNSTKAVEETKGKVLRQNGKLIGAYYSSSNGGHTESNSNYWGGTKLNYLPSRPDDYDPQIGWDLSINQEQINTASLDLIRPELWWNKTFEKSEDTTILNYIKKYITKSGHSGDEIKVVGVPHISVSGSTLSDKGLETGKKTNGSVTVEYFVKNSDGEFERESSNSIPKDYSTVLGGETRYHTSMQISQEGWDVAHAVVLGRGDKHVDAITGAVLAKKLSSPLLLTESDKLPAVIMDQIKELKASDIYILGGGKAISYEVDQKLSSMGYKVKRIEGSTRYDTSAKVAKEVKEFKQVFITSGNEESPDALSIASYAAEKQRPILLTDKDALSNSVKEVLKTNNIEQVTLVGGTSALSEDIEKEIRKLGISKVDRIAGSNRYETSIDIAEKYNFDMKNVFFAQGETFIDALPGAVLAATKSAPIVLTEKDTLPSVVKNWVKELGLRPHVFYLGGEATISNQAKTDVKNALLGDIKLYTLKLKDSPISELRSMFGGSYFKSYQVEQIVNNQGKYIIKGKGFGHGVGMSQYGAKVRAEAGQSYVEILNFYYPNTVLGN, from the coding sequence ATGAAGAGAAAGATAACTTTGTTCCTAGTTTTATTGTTTGTTTTTGCTCCGGTCTCTGTTGATACGAAAGCCTTTGCACAAGCGGATGACCAGGTGAAAGTCAAATTGCGGAACTACCTAGGGAACCAAAAGGCGATATCGTTAATGATAAAAGGTGAATATTTCATTTCAGATGACGTCAATACTAAGTTGACCTCTAATGATAAATACGAAGTCAAAATTGAAGGTGGAAAGTTAGCTCTTTACAAAAACAGCTCAATAATTAAGACTTATAATCAGGAATTTACGATTGAACCAAAGCAATATAGTGAGAGTAACCGTTTCTCAATCAATGACAAGCCATATCTGGGTACAGTTACATTTACCATTGAATCTGGATACATTCGTCCTATTAATAAACTCCCCTTCGAAGATTATTTAAAAGGTGTTGTACCAGGTGAAATGCCTGCTTCGTGGAATGTAGAAGCATTGAAAGCACAAACTGTCGCTGCCAGGACTTATGCCATGGGGAGAGTCAATAATTCAAACTTTGACGATACCATTTCTAATCAAGTTTATGCGGGCTACAGTTGGCATCCAAATTCCACAAAAGCTGTTGAAGAAACGAAAGGTAAAGTGCTTCGACAAAATGGAAAATTGATAGGTGCATACTATTCCTCCAGTAATGGTGGACACACGGAGTCTAACAGTAATTATTGGGGCGGCACAAAACTTAATTATTTACCATCTAGACCAGACGATTACGATCCACAAATTGGATGGGACTTATCCATTAATCAAGAACAGATTAATACCGCAAGCCTCGATCTTATCAGACCAGAGCTATGGTGGAATAAAACCTTTGAAAAAAGTGAAGATACTACAATCCTAAACTATATTAAAAAGTATATTACGAAGTCAGGACATAGTGGAGACGAAATAAAAGTTGTAGGGGTACCCCATATTAGTGTTTCTGGAAGTACACTGTCAGATAAAGGATTAGAAACTGGTAAAAAAACCAATGGCAGTGTAACTGTTGAGTACTTTGTGAAAAACTCAGATGGAGAATTTGAACGAGAAAGTAGTAATAGTATACCTAAGGACTATTCAACGGTCCTTGGTGGGGAAACCCGTTACCATACGAGTATGCAAATCTCCCAAGAAGGCTGGGACGTAGCACACGCCGTAGTCTTAGGTCGGGGCGATAAACATGTTGATGCGATTACAGGTGCGGTCTTGGCTAAAAAGTTATCATCGCCATTATTGCTAACAGAATCTGATAAGCTTCCGGCAGTCATTATGGACCAAATTAAAGAGTTGAAAGCTTCTGATATTTATATATTAGGTGGAGGAAAAGCAATCTCGTATGAAGTTGATCAAAAATTATCTTCAATGGGATATAAAGTAAAAAGAATAGAAGGATCCACAAGGTATGACACTTCTGCAAAAGTTGCTAAAGAAGTAAAAGAGTTTAAACAGGTATTTATCACAAGTGGAAATGAAGAATCTCCCGATGCACTATCCATCGCTTCCTATGCTGCGGAGAAACAAAGACCGATTCTCCTGACAGATAAAGACGCGCTAAGTAATTCAGTAAAAGAAGTTTTGAAAACAAATAATATAGAACAAGTTACATTGGTTGGAGGAACGAGTGCTTTATCTGAAGATATAGAAAAAGAAATACGCAAGTTAGGAATCTCAAAAGTTGATAGAATTGCAGGATCTAACCGTTATGAAACAAGTATCGATATAGCTGAGAAATACAATTTTGATATGAAAAATGTATTTTTTGCCCAAGGTGAAACATTTATTGATGCATTGCCAGGTGCGGTGCTTGCGGCAACTAAATCTGCACCTATCGTGCTGACTGAAAAAGATACACTTCCTTCGGTGGTAAAGAATTGGGTTAAAGAATTAGGTTTAAGACCCCATGTTTTCTATCTAGGTGGAGAGGCAACAATTTCGAATCAGGCTAAAACGGATGTTAAGAATGCTTTGCTTGGGGATATTAAACTATACACACTTAAATTAAAAGATTCTCCCATCAGTGAACTTCGATCAATGTTCGGTGGTAGTTACTTCAAAAGCTATCAAGTAGAGCAAATTGTTAATAACCAAGGAAAATATATTATCAAAGGAAAAGGATTTGGACATGGAGTGGGAATGAGTCAGTACGGCGCTAAAGTCAGAGCCGAGGCTGGACAATCTTATGTTGAGATTCTAAACTTCTACTACCCAAATACAGTATTAGGAAATTAA
- the galU gene encoding UTP--glucose-1-phosphate uridylyltransferase GalU, giving the protein MKVKKAIIPAAGLGTRFLPATKAQPKEMLPIVDTPTIQYIIEEAVSSGIEDILIVTGRGKRAIEDHFDKSLVLEEMLASKGKYEQLEEIQKISSMADIHYIRQKEPKGLGHAIWCARKFIGNDPFAVMLGDDIVVSETPCLKQLINEFEEKQSSIIGVQEVADKDVSKYGVISPEDSSSNDNLVKIKDLVEKPSLEEAPSNLAIMGRYVLTPEILDILETIEPGRGNEIQLTDALKELSSKQDMYGYHFNGKRYDIGDKYGFIQATVEFALMRDDLKDPLRKWLKEIIED; this is encoded by the coding sequence ATGAAAGTGAAAAAGGCAATCATTCCTGCTGCTGGGCTGGGTACAAGATTTCTTCCAGCTACCAAAGCTCAACCAAAGGAAATGCTTCCAATCGTAGATACACCTACTATCCAATATATAATAGAAGAGGCAGTTTCTTCTGGAATAGAAGATATACTTATCGTAACTGGCCGAGGGAAAAGAGCTATAGAAGATCATTTTGATAAATCTTTGGTTTTAGAAGAAATGCTGGCTTCAAAAGGAAAATATGAACAACTAGAAGAGATCCAAAAAATTTCTTCAATGGCAGATATTCATTACATCCGACAAAAAGAGCCTAAAGGCTTAGGTCATGCCATCTGGTGTGCACGCAAATTTATTGGAAACGATCCGTTTGCGGTCATGCTTGGAGATGATATTGTTGTTTCTGAAACCCCTTGCCTGAAACAACTTATTAATGAATTCGAAGAAAAACAAAGTTCAATTATAGGTGTACAAGAAGTGGCAGATAAAGACGTGTCTAAATATGGAGTGATCTCACCAGAAGATTCATCTTCGAATGATAATTTAGTGAAGATTAAAGACCTGGTAGAAAAACCTTCACTAGAAGAAGCTCCTTCAAACCTTGCTATTATGGGACGATACGTTTTAACCCCTGAAATCTTAGATATACTAGAAACAATTGAACCAGGTAGGGGCAATGAAATACAATTGACTGATGCCCTGAAAGAACTATCTTCTAAACAGGATATGTATGGGTACCATTTCAATGGAAAAAGGTATGATATTGGTGATAAGTATGGATTCATTCAAGCAACTGTTGAATTTGCCTTAATGAGGGATGATTTGAAAGATCCTTTACGCAAGTGGCTAAAAGAAATTATAGAAGATTAA